A single Perognathus longimembris pacificus isolate PPM17 chromosome 17, ASM2315922v1, whole genome shotgun sequence DNA region contains:
- the Nle1 gene encoding notchless protein homolog 1 isoform X2, whose protein sequence is MALSTDYALRTGAFEPAEATVNAQDLRGSLQELKERALSRYNLVRGQGPERLVSGSDDFTLFLWSPAEDKKPLARMTGHQALINQVLFSPDSRIMASASFDKSIKLWDGRTGKYLASLRGHVGAVYQIAWSADSRLLVSGSSDSTLKVWDVKAQKLAADLPGHADEVYAVDWSPDGQRVASGGKDKCLRIWRR, encoded by the exons ATGGCACTCAGCACTGACTATGCCCTGCGCACAGGGGCCTTTGAGCCTGCTGAGGCCACAGTTAATGCCCAGGACCTTCGGGGATCCT TGCAGGAACTGAAGGAGAGGGCGCTGAGCCGGTACAACCTGGTGCGG GGCCAAGGCCCAGAGAGGCTGGTGTCTGGCTCAGATGACTTCACCTTATTCCTGTGGTCTCCAGCAGAGGACAAGAAGCCCCTCGCACGGATGACGGGACACCAGGCCCTCATCAACCAGGTGCTCTTTTCTCCTGACTCCCGTATCATGGCCAGTGCCTCCTTCGACAAGTCCATCAAGCTTTGGGATGGCAGGACGGGCAA GTACCTGGCTTCCCTGCGTGGCCACGTGGGTGCTGTGTACCAGATTGCCTGGTCAGCTGACAGCCGGCTGCTGGTCAGTGGCAGCAGTGACAGCACCCTGAAGGTGTGGGACGTGAAGGCCCAGAAGCTGGCTGCAGACCTGCCTGGCCACGCAGATGAG GTGTATGCTGTGGACTGGAGTCCTGATGGCCAGAGAGTGGCAAGTGGTGGGAAGGACAAGTGCCTCCGGAT ATGGCGGAGATGA